In Acidimicrobiia bacterium, the sequence ATCGCCTCGGCCATCGTGGCGGTGACACTGGGAATTGGCCTCGGGACATTCGCCGGGGCCAGGCGAAATCGGCTTCCCGATCACGTCACCCGTGTTGTATCTATCAGCGGCGCCAGCATGCCCTTGTTCTGGTTCGCCATCCTGTTGCTGATCGTATTCTGGGTGTACCTCGGTTGGTTCCCGATTGGGCGCAGTGACCCCGATATCTTCGGCCGCATTCAGCACCCCACCGGGCTGTACACGGTAGATGCGATCATCGCCGGTGACTTTGGCGCTCTGCGTGATGCGGTCTGGCACCTCGTGCTGCCCGCCATCTCGATCGGCTACGGGGCGACGGCGATCATCGCCCGGATGATGCGCTCGTCACTCATAGAAGAGCTTCAGGAGGATTACGTGGACGCAGCTCGGGCGAAGGGACTCCCCGAGCGCCTAGTCCTGCGGCGTCACGCTCGCCGGAATGCTCTGATCCCGACTGTGACCGTGATCGGACTCAGCTTCGGTTTCCTACTGCAGGGCACAGTGGTCGCCGAGATCATTTTCCGCTGGCCCGGCCTGGGGCGTTGGATGGCAGACGCGGTTCTTCGTGGGGACCAGGCCACGATCATGGCGTATGTCATGTTCACCAGCATCCTCTTCTTGTTCGTGAATCTCATAGTGGACGTTGTCTACGCATATCTCGACCGCCGAGTGGTATTGGGGGCCTGACCATGGTTGATATTTCAACTCCAGCGCCCGCCGTGGTGACCGAGTCAGCGGCCAGGGCTCGACTTCGTCGGGCCGGCGAGATCGCCAAGAACGTCGTGTCGAACCCGACCACCGTGGCCGGAATCATCATGATCGTGGCAATGTTATCGATGGCACTGCTGGCGCCGCTGATCACCGAACCGAACACCCCCGACGCGTATCAAATGCCCCGCGACTGGAGCGCCCTGAACGCGCCACCCGGCACCCCCGGCCATCCCCTGGGCACAACGAACACTGGAGGAGATGTCTATTACGGAATCGTATGGGGAGCGAGAACCTCGCTGCGCCTGTCCATCATCGTTGTGGCTATCACTGCCGCGGTAGGCGTCACCGTCGGAAGCATCGCCGGTTTCCGCGGGGGTCGTTTCGACGAGGTCCTCATGAGGATCGTCGATGTGTTTCTCTCCATTCCGGAACTCATCTTCGCCCTTGCCATCGCCGCGGTGCTTGGACCCTCGTTCCGCAACATCATCCTCGCCCTGGCCGTCGTGTTCTGGGTGAAGTACGCCCGGATCATGCGCGCCCAAGTCATTCATGTGAAACAGAACGAGTATGTAGACGCGGCACGCGTCATCGGCGACTCACGACTGCGCATCTATTTCAAAGACGTCTTTCCAAACTCAATTACCCCGGTGATAGTGCAGGCCACACTCGACATGGGCCACATCGTGCTGGTCGGGGCAACCCTCAGCTTCATCGGCTTGGCCGAAGCCGGGCTCGCCGAATGGGGTGTTCTCGTCTCGGAGGGGCAAGTGGGTATATCGGCCGGGCGCTGGTGGGCTTCGACCTTTCCCGGCCTGATGGTGTTCATTTGGGCATTGGCCTTCAACCTCGTGGGCGATGGCCTACGCGACGTGCTTGATCCGCGAACGGAGACGAGCCGATGACCATGGCCGAATCGAATGAGCAAACGGTGGCGGTACGGCACCCCAACGCCGTCGCCTCTGTCGAGGATCTACGCGTCCACTTCCGCTCGAAGGCCGGGACGGTGCACGCCGTCGACGGCGTTTCATTCGACATCCTCGATGGAGAGACCCTGGGCCTGGTCGGCGAAACCGGCTGCGGGAAGTCCGTGACGGCCCGCTCCTTCCTCCGTCTCGTGCCGATGCCACCCGGCATGCACGTCGGGGGATTCGTTCTCTTCCACCCGAAGGAACCCTGCGAGGCTTGCGCCGGTCACGGGTGTGACGTTTGTGACCAATCCGGGAGAACGCCCGTTGCCTGCCCGAATTGCGCCGGGGCGGGCTGCGGCTTGTGTGAAGGAAGTGGCCGCGAAACCCTCGACCTCATGTCGATCCCGGAAGACCGCCTGCGCGAAATCCGCGGCAACCGGATCGCAATGATCTTCCAAGATCCGGCCAAAGCTCTCAACCCGGCACTCTCGATAGGCGACCAGATCGCCGAGGTGTTCTACGAGCATCGCCCTGCCGAGATTCTCGATCTCGCCGGATTCGATCAGACGGCGACGGGACCACTGCTTCAACGTAGCGCCAAATACAGATCGCGGATGCCAGAGCGAATCGCCCTTGGGCTGCCACCACTTCGTGGCAAACGCAACCGCATCCGCCGGGCCGTCGGCGAGATGGTGGCCGAAGCACTCGCCGAAACACAGATCGCCAATCCGTTGAAGGTCATGGAGCGCTACCCGCACGAACTCTCTGGAGGAATGCGACAGCGGGTCATGATCGCCCAAGCGCTGGCCTGCAACCCGGACCTGCTCATCGCCGACGAGCCCACTACGGCTCTCGACGTGACCGTCCAGGCACGAATTCTCGAACTCGTGCGCGAACTCCAGCAACGGCGCCGCGCCGCGGTCCTTTACATCAGTCACGACCTCGCACTGGTCAAGCGGGTGAGCGATCGGGTCGCCGTCATGTACGCCGGGCGGATCGTCGAGGTCGGCCCAACCGAGCAGATCTTCCGGGATCCGCTGCATCCCTATACCCGAGGTCTCCTCAACGCCATTCCGTCGGTCGATCATGAGCGCGGCCGATTGGTCGTGATCGAGGGCACCGTTCCAGAGCTCATCGACCCGGAGCCGGCCTGTCGATTTGCCGGTAGATGTCCACACGCAGCCGAGGTGTGTCTGGCTCAGGATCCACGGTTGTCAGATGTCGACGTTTCGCATCCGGTCGCCTGCTTCGTCCATCACCAGCCGTCTGGTGTGGCCCTCGCGATGCCATCTTTCTCTAAGGACAATTGATGACAATCTCCACTCGAACTGCAGGACCAATCGAAGCTTCGACACCTGGTGAGATCGTTCTCGGTGTCCGCAACCTCCAGAAACACTTCCCAATCAAGGAGGGCGCCCTCCAGCGGGTCGTCGGAAGCGTCAAGGCGGTGGATGGGATCAACTTCGATCTTCGCAGGGGCGAGACGCTCGGCCTGGTGGGTGAGAGCGGTTGTGGCAAGACCACCCTCGGACGCTGCGTGGCCGGTCTGACAGATCCAACGGGAGGCGGTGTCTACTTCGACCTGACTGAGAACGAACGCGACCGGATCAACGCGCTTATGGCAGTCACAGAAGATCGCCAAACCGACGAACAGCGGGCCGAACTGGAGGAGATAGCCAGAGTGCATCGCGTCGACCGTCTGGACGGCGACAACTGGAAACGCTACCGACGCAACTGTCAGGTCGTGTTCCAAGACTCTTTCTCGTCGCTCAACCCGCGCCAATTCGTCAAAGACATCGTCGGCCGACCACTCAAAGTCCACCGCGAGGCATCCGGGCGCGACTTGACCGACCGTGTCGTTGCCCTGCTCGAGCAGGTCGGCCTCGGAAGCCAGCACCTCTACCGATATCCGCACCAGTTCTCGGGTGGTCAGCGGCAGCGCATATCTATTGCTCGTGCGCTGGCCCTCGATCCGGCACTCCTGATCCTCGACGAACCGACGAGCGCCCTCGACGTTTCGGTACAGGCTCAGATCCTCAATCTGCTGCACGAACTCCAACAGAAGCTCGGACTCACCTACTTGTTCATAACTCACGACCTGTCTGTGGTCCGTCACATGGCCGACCGGATCGTGGTCATGTATCTGGGGAAGGAAGCCGAGGCCGCTAACACCAGCGACCTGTTCGAGCACCCGAACCACCCGTACACGGCGGCGTTGTTGGCGGCCAGCCCGGATGTCAATCAAGCCACCGACATACCAATGCGCCCGCTGGAAGGTTCAGTTCCAGATCCGGCGCGCCCACCGCAGGGGTGCCGGTTCCACACCAGGTGCCCGGTTGCCACTCCGGTTTGCGGGTGGGAACTCGACGATGTCGTACGCTGGCTCCAGGATGAGGAAGGCATGTTCGATCGCCTTCAAGGGGTTGAGCGACTCGACGAGTTCGGCGGATCATTCGAGTTCGAAGACGACAAGTCGGCGACTGCACTGGCAGACGGCCTGCGCTCCGATCGGGTCCCGGCTGCCCTGACGGCCGCACTCGAGCACCTGGAAGTGGACGAGCGCTTCGTTCGGCTCCGCTTCAGCCCGGTAGAGGAGGTCGTTCTCACGCGGCGCGGGCCGGGCCATGAGGCCGCTTGTGTCTTCGACGCCTTGCCCGACGAGATCAAGGGTTGAATCCCGCGGTCGGAACCGCTGAATCGGGAGCGGAGCCGGGTCAACCGTGAAGAGGAGTCGCTACAGCTCGTTCACCCGACT encodes:
- a CDS encoding ABC transporter permease, which produces MQIKDYVLRRLMILPILVIGTSIIVFTLTRVGGSPIGIYLSHEMSPAEVVEIEERFHLDEPLPVQYVYWARGVLAGDLGWSGVAAAPVTQVFPQKLAASMELAIASAIVAVTLGIGLGTFAGARRNRLPDHVTRVVSISGASMPLFWFAILLLIVFWVYLGWFPIGRSDPDIFGRIQHPTGLYTVDAIIAGDFGALRDAVWHLVLPAISIGYGATAIIARMMRSSLIEELQEDYVDAARAKGLPERLVLRRHARRNALIPTVTVIGLSFGFLLQGTVVAEIIFRWPGLGRWMADAVLRGDQATIMAYVMFTSILFLFVNLIVDVVYAYLDRRVVLGA
- a CDS encoding ABC transporter permease; this translates as MTESAARARLRRAGEIAKNVVSNPTTVAGIIMIVAMLSMALLAPLITEPNTPDAYQMPRDWSALNAPPGTPGHPLGTTNTGGDVYYGIVWGARTSLRLSIIVVAITAAVGVTVGSIAGFRGGRFDEVLMRIVDVFLSIPELIFALAIAAVLGPSFRNIILALAVVFWVKYARIMRAQVIHVKQNEYVDAARVIGDSRLRIYFKDVFPNSITPVIVQATLDMGHIVLVGATLSFIGLAEAGLAEWGVLVSEGQVGISAGRWWASTFPGLMVFIWALAFNLVGDGLRDVLDPRTETSR
- a CDS encoding ATP-binding cassette domain-containing protein → MTMAESNEQTVAVRHPNAVASVEDLRVHFRSKAGTVHAVDGVSFDILDGETLGLVGETGCGKSVTARSFLRLVPMPPGMHVGGFVLFHPKEPCEACAGHGCDVCDQSGRTPVACPNCAGAGCGLCEGSGRETLDLMSIPEDRLREIRGNRIAMIFQDPAKALNPALSIGDQIAEVFYEHRPAEILDLAGFDQTATGPLLQRSAKYRSRMPERIALGLPPLRGKRNRIRRAVGEMVAEALAETQIANPLKVMERYPHELSGGMRQRVMIAQALACNPDLLIADEPTTALDVTVQARILELVRELQQRRRAAVLYISHDLALVKRVSDRVAVMYAGRIVEVGPTEQIFRDPLHPYTRGLLNAIPSVDHERGRLVVIEGTVPELIDPEPACRFAGRCPHAAEVCLAQDPRLSDVDVSHPVACFVHHQPSGVALAMPSFSKDN
- a CDS encoding ABC transporter ATP-binding protein, coding for MTISTRTAGPIEASTPGEIVLGVRNLQKHFPIKEGALQRVVGSVKAVDGINFDLRRGETLGLVGESGCGKTTLGRCVAGLTDPTGGGVYFDLTENERDRINALMAVTEDRQTDEQRAELEEIARVHRVDRLDGDNWKRYRRNCQVVFQDSFSSLNPRQFVKDIVGRPLKVHREASGRDLTDRVVALLEQVGLGSQHLYRYPHQFSGGQRQRISIARALALDPALLILDEPTSALDVSVQAQILNLLHELQQKLGLTYLFITHDLSVVRHMADRIVVMYLGKEAEAANTSDLFEHPNHPYTAALLAASPDVNQATDIPMRPLEGSVPDPARPPQGCRFHTRCPVATPVCGWELDDVVRWLQDEEGMFDRLQGVERLDEFGGSFEFEDDKSATALADGLRSDRVPAALTAALEHLEVDERFVRLRFSPVEEVVLTRRGPGHEAACVFDALPDEIKG